In Pseudohongiella acticola, the sequence CAGATAGGCAAACACTTCCTCCAGGGCAAAGCTGTGCACTGAGCCCAGCGAGATGACAATGCTGTCCTCATTGGCAGCAGCCTGCAGTTCAAAGTTGAAGGTTTTACAGAAGCGTTTGCGTAGCGCCAGACCCCAGGCCTTATTGAGCCGGCTGCCAAAAGGCGCATGTATCACCAGATGCATGTCGCCGACTTCGTCAAAAAAACGTTCCATGACAATATTGTGTTGCGTCGGCATCACCTGCAGGGCGTTGCGGCCCGCGTGCAGGTAGTCAACCAGTTGACTGGCCGCCCCCTGCGGCAGACCCAGTTCACCGGTCAGCCATAGCACAGCCTGCGCCGGGCCTTCATCAGTCAGGTAGTGATCAATGGTTTCCCGCAGCCGCGCGACCGACGATGACAGCTCAAGGGTGCGCCCCGCCGCTTCACCAAACCAGAATGGCACGGTCGGTTTCTGCCCATGCGCGTCACGTACGCGTACTTTAAGACCATCCACTGCCATCATCTGCCAGCTGTGCGAGCCCAATGTAAAAATGTCACCAGGCAGGGTCTCAAGTGCAAAATCTTCGTTGAGATTACCCACCACAATATCATCCGGATCCAGCACCACCTGATAGTCAAACATGTCAGGAATGGCGCCGCCGTTGGTCAGGGCGGTCAGTCGTGCACCGCGCCGGGCGCTGGCACGCTGATTGATACGATCCAGGTGCAGCCAGGCACCACGGCGGCCCAGACGTGTTGAATAACCATCTGCCAGCATTTGCACCAGTCCATCAAAAACGCTGCGCTCCAGCGAACGATACGGCCAGGCGCGTGTCATCAGTGCAAACAGTTCATCCAGTGCCTGCGGCGCCGGGTCTTCATCCTGTCGCGCGGCCAGTTCCGCCACCAGTTGTTGCGACAGAATATCCAGCGGTGCATCCGGCATCAGGATCTTGTCGAGTTCGCCGCGATGGATACTGTCCACCAGCGCAGTGCATTCAGCCAGGTCGTCGCGCGTCAGCGGGAACAGGATACCTTTGGGCGTGCCACCGACTGAGTGGCCGCTTCGGCCAACACGCTGCAGGAAAGTGGCAATGCTTTTGGGTGAGGCAAACTGCACCACCAGATCGACGGCGCCGATGTCGATACCCAGCTCCATGGACGCCGTGGCCACCAGTACTTTCAACTTGCCCGCTTTCAGTTGCTGCTCCGCGCGCAGACGGTGTTCTTTGCTCATGCTGCCATGATGAGAGCTGACCAACTTCACCGCGCCATCACCGGCGATGTTGTCTGCTTCCAGGCGCTCTGCCAGCGCCAACGCCAATCGCTCGGATAAGCGCCGGGTATTCACAAACACCAGCGTGGTCTGGTGGCTGTTGATCAGCTCTACCAGGCGCTCATAAAGTTCCGCCCAGACGTCATTGCTCATTAGTGCCGACAACGGCGATGATGGTACTTCAATACGGATATCGCGCTTGCGATTGTGGCCACTGTCAACAATGACACAGTCATTGGCGCCTGCGGCGAGTGACGATGCACCGACCAGATAGGACGCCACCAGATCAATCGGTTTCTGGGTCGCAGACAGGCCAATGCGCTGCAGCGGGTTGCCCGTCAGCGACTGCAGCCGCTCCAGCGACAACGCCAGATGCGAACCGCGTTTGTCGCCCAGCATGGCGTGAATTTCGTCAATAATGACCGAGGTGACACCGCGCAGCATGTTGCGTCCATGGACGCTGGTCAGCAACAGGTACAGGGATTCCGGTGTGGTCACCAGAATATGCGGGGGGTTCTTCAACATCTTCTGCCGCTCAGCCTGCGGCGTGTCACCGGATCGCACCGCCACCCGAATCCCGGCCGGATGGCAGCCCTGCAGAAACAGTTCATCTTCGATACCGGCCAACGGCACCTGTAGGTTACGTTCGATATCGTTGCTCAGGGCTTTGAGTGGAGACACATACAGAATCCGGGTCTGTGCTGGCAGCGGCGCGCGCTGTGCCTCCTGCACCAGCGTATCAATGGCCGCGTAAAAAGCGGCCAGCGTTTTACCGCTGCCCGTGGGCGCTGCCACCAGGGTATGACGGCCCGCCCGGATTGCCGGCCACGCCTCGGCCTGCGCCGGGGTGGGGACGCCCAGGTTATGCTCAAACCAGGCCCGGCAAGCGGGATGAAAAGACTGCAGCGGCATGGATTAGTCCGGTCTCGTCAGCGTGTTGGCAGGGTAATTGGGAACTACATCGCAAAATATACGTTATTTATCGCATCAGTACAGCCTCGTTGGCCCGGCGCCGTTGACCGGCGCCAGCGATCCGGCTAACGTTAGGTCTGTTTATGCCGTTAAACCCGTCAGCAAAGGTCAGAAACATCAACCGAGGTGGAACTTTTGAGTCCGATAAAATCGTATCTTGTTTCGTTCTGGCGTGAAAACCGGAAATTCCTGCTGATTCTGGCCAGTATCGTCTGTTTCAAAAGCGCCGTCGCTGATCTCAATTCGATTTCCGGCCGCTCCATGCAGCCAACCCTGCTGGATGGCGACAAGGTCTGGGTCAATAAACTCGCCTACGACGTCAAACTGCCCTTTACCGGCATCTCCGTGCTGGCGCTGGCTGAACCTACCCGAGGCGACATTGTCATTATCGACTCCGAAGTTGCCGGCAAACGGCTGGTAAAGCGAATTATCGGGCGACCCGGTGATACCGTTTACATGCGCAACAACCTGCTCGTGGTCAACGACGAAGTGGTCGATTACGAAGTGGTGACCGAGAGCCGCGAAGGTACCATCATCATCGAACATCTGTTTGACGAAACCTACCAGGCCCTGCTCTCCACCCAGGGGGCAAACCGTTCAACCCGCAGCTACGGGCCCGCGCAGGTCCCCGATGATCATTTTTTTGTGCTCGGTGACAACCGCGACAACAGTGCCGACAGCCGACTGTACAACTTCATCCCCCGTGACCAGATAGTGGGTCGCTCCAGCTCGGTCGTGTTTTCCATGGACAGCGACCATGCCTTCCGGCCACGCAGCGGTCGCTTCCTGACAACGCTGGACTGAAGACCCGGCACCCGGCCAAAAACGCACAACAGGGACAAAAAGTACCAAAAGCGACCACGCTCGCCTGTTAAATCCGCCTGCCAGACAGTAAACTACCCGTCTTTTCCAAAGCTGCCATCACACGTCGATATCGCGTCGGGGGAACTTTACCTGTGGGACAACAGACTGCACTGTACGCCAAGCACCTGGAAGCCGGGGCCCGGATCGTTGACTTCGGCGGCTGGGACATGCCCATCCAGTACCAGTCACTGATCGAAGAGCATACTGCAGTGCGCCAGCAGGCGGGCGTTTTCGACGTTTCCCACATGACCATCGTCGACATTGAAGGTGCCGATGCGGAGCCGTGGCTACGCCATCTGCTGGCCAATGATGTGGCGCGGCTCAAGGCAACCGGCGATGCACTTTACACCGGCATGCTGAATGACGCCGGCGGCGTCATCGACGACCTGATTGTCTATCGCATGAACGCCGGCTTCCGCCTGGTGGTCAACTGCGCCACGCGCAAGAAGGACCTGGCCTGGATGCAGAGCCAGCAGGCAGGTTATACGGTGACGCTGACCGAACGCCCGGCGCTGGCCATTTTGGCGGTACAGGGCCCCAAAGCCATAGACATTGTGGCGCAGATCATCAACCAGCGTTTTTCAGATGAAGATTCCAGCCGGGTCAGTGGTCTGAAAAATTTTGCCGGCGTAGAACTGGAACAATGGTTTGTCGCCCGCACTGGTTATACCGGCGAAAACGGCGTCGAAATCATGCTGCCCAACCTTGAAGCACCGCAGATCTGGGATCAGCTGCTGGCGGCAGGGGTCAAACCCATCGGCCTGGGGGCGCGCGATACGCTGCGCCTGGAGGCCGGCATGAATCTGTACGGCCATGACATGGACGAAAATATTTCACCGTTGTCCGCCAATATGGCCTGGACCATTGCCTGGGAGCCCGCCGAGCGCGATTTTATCGGCCGACAGGCCCTGACAGAGCAGCGGAATGCCGCCGACGCCCTTCCCGT encodes:
- the lepB gene encoding signal peptidase I — its product is MSPIKSYLVSFWRENRKFLLILASIVCFKSAVADLNSISGRSMQPTLLDGDKVWVNKLAYDVKLPFTGISVLALAEPTRGDIVIIDSEVAGKRLVKRIIGRPGDTVYMRNNLLVVNDEVVDYEVVTESREGTIIIEHLFDETYQALLSTQGANRSTRSYGPAQVPDDHFFVLGDNRDNSADSRLYNFIPRDQIVGRSSSVVFSMDSDHAFRPRSGRFLTTLD
- the gcvT gene encoding glycine cleavage system aminomethyltransferase GcvT, with translation MGQQTALYAKHLEAGARIVDFGGWDMPIQYQSLIEEHTAVRQQAGVFDVSHMTIVDIEGADAEPWLRHLLANDVARLKATGDALYTGMLNDAGGVIDDLIVYRMNAGFRLVVNCATRKKDLAWMQSQQAGYTVTLTERPALAILAVQGPKAIDIVAQIINQRFSDEDSSRVSGLKNFAGVELEQWFVARTGYTGENGVEIMLPNLEAPQIWDQLLAAGVKPIGLGARDTLRLEAGMNLYGHDMDENISPLSANMAWTIAWEPAERDFIGRQALTEQRNAADALPVLKGLVMEERGVLREGLRVECTMSDGSTQDGVITSGTFSPTLKHGIALARIPADTEQCAVDIRGKLVPVRVVKPGFVRHGKKIFS